Proteins encoded together in one Bactrocera neohumeralis isolate Rockhampton chromosome 4, APGP_CSIRO_Bneo_wtdbg2-racon-allhic-juicebox.fasta_v2, whole genome shotgun sequence window:
- the LOC126755851 gene encoding uncharacterized protein LOC126755851, producing MGPYAAALAALAKKIKEEDARKLEERNGVAECRTPDRPDPSAAFNNTERVCEPPAYNNAAPISGPPPHNNTAPISEPLAYNNTPPPAYNNTPPISGPPAYNNTPPISGPPPHNNTAPIGGPAAYNNAEPIVEPPAYPANFYGLPFLPPPAMINHYSSAGFGPPPSAYAAAPYYHNRLTLMSPISPEESDTDRESDSESSDSSDSSASSNAAAFSTPVKSAAPNYMLEPYVGTPTTSHKRKIFRRRLNFHDPNVIYDLEDISDDECDDGEPMQKKQKDDDDIIVTETLRAWLEALSRMFQDRKDN from the coding sequence ATGGGTCCATATGCCGCAGCACTGGCCGCATTagcgaaaaaaataaaggaaGAGGATGCTCGAAAGTTGGAGGAGAGGAACGGCGTTGCTGAATGTAGAACTCCAGATAGGCCCGATCCGAGTGCTGCATTTAATAATACTGAACGTGTATGTGAACCACCAGCATATAATAATGCCGCACCTATAAGTGGACCTCCACCACATAATAATACCGCACCTATAAGCGAACCACTAGCATATAATAATACCCCACCACCAGCATATAATAATACTCCACCAATAAGTGGACCACCAGCATATAATAATACTCCACCAATAAGTGGACCGCCACCACATAATAATACCGCACCTATAGGCGGACCAGCAGCATATAATAATGCCGAACCTATAGTTGAACCACCAGCATACCCGGCCAACTTTTATGGACTGCCGTTTTTGCCCCCACCTGCGATGATAAACCATTACTCATCAGCTGGTTTCGGACCGCCGCCATCCGCGTATGCTGCAGCTCCATACTATCACAACAGACTAACACTTATGTCGCCAATTTCTCCTGAAGAATCGGATACCGATAGGGAAAGCGATTCTGAATCGTCGGATTCATCCGACTCATCGGCTTCATCGAACGCGGCAGCATTTTCAACGCCTGTAAAATCAGCTGCACCGAATTACATGCTGGAGCCATATGTCGGCACGCCCACTACTTCGCATAAGCGAAAAATATTCCGACGTCGTTTGAACTTCCACGATCCCAACGTAATTTATGATCTGGAAGATATTTCGGACGATGAGTGTGACGATGGTGAGCCGATGCAGAAAAAGCAAAAGGATGATGACGATATCATTGTCACTGAAACTTTGAGAGCATGGTTAGAGGCATTATCGCGCATGTTTCAAGACAGAAAGGATAATTAA